One region of Salinibacter grassmerensis genomic DNA includes:
- a CDS encoding sulfotransferase domain-containing protein codes for MQFVASYPKSGNTWIRLVAAAYSLKDVTAEDFMQFNEDDNTSLANVMRFGDGTKYYYQSVSPFPISAIDFPTEVRLRPAAMMVMDRELSETTTQRPILVKSHHLNGEVDGIDLWNSAWTDEVVNPVRDPREVCCSFSAHMGRSYEDTAELMGRSKARLGDKAELHHLLGTWSDHIRGWLNADESPVHTVRYEDMKTNPIGEFYDILEFLGAPDLTVERVEAAVKKTQFDRMKQVESEHEFPESTEHQENFFRSGKTDGWKEELPLRIVRRIEKDHGEMMEYLGYL; via the coding sequence ATGCAGTTTGTCGCCAGCTACCCGAAGAGCGGAAACACCTGGATTCGGCTCGTCGCCGCCGCGTACTCGCTGAAGGACGTCACGGCCGAGGACTTCATGCAGTTCAACGAGGACGACAACACGTCCCTCGCGAACGTCATGCGGTTCGGGGACGGCACCAAGTACTACTACCAGTCGGTCAGCCCCTTTCCCATCAGCGCCATCGACTTTCCGACGGAGGTCCGCCTGCGGCCCGCCGCCATGATGGTCATGGATCGTGAGCTGTCCGAGACGACGACCCAGCGCCCGATTCTGGTGAAGAGCCACCACCTTAACGGCGAGGTCGACGGAATTGACCTGTGGAACTCGGCGTGGACCGACGAGGTGGTCAATCCGGTCCGCGACCCGCGCGAGGTGTGCTGCTCCTTCTCGGCACACATGGGCAGAAGCTATGAGGACACGGCCGAGCTCATGGGCAGATCCAAAGCGCGCCTTGGAGACAAGGCCGAACTGCATCACCTTCTCGGTACCTGGTCGGACCACATTCGCGGCTGGCTGAACGCCGACGAGAGCCCGGTCCACACCGTGCGGTACGAAGACATGAAGACCAACCCCATCGGGGAGTTCTACGACATCCTTGAGTTTTTAGGAGCCCCGGACCTCACCGTGGAGCGGGTAGAGGCGGCCGTGAAGAAGACCCAGTTCGACCGGATGAAGCAGGTGGAGTCGGAGCACGAATTCCCCGAATCCACCGAACACCAGGAAAACTTCTTCCGCTCCGGAAAGACGGACGGGTGGAAGGAAGAGCTTCCCCTGCGCATCGTCCGCAGGATCGAGAAGGACCACGGAGAGATGATGGAGTACCTTGGTTATCTGTAA
- a CDS encoding HDOD domain-containing protein: MSNDPSRSSDAALRDLDLRVPPFPRTLPRVLELLHEPGFTDPQDLTEIVQHDPAATARLLKQINSAYYGLRRSITDVGRAIRMMGTTTAAGSVVSLGMLRMDELADGPVEACFQRFIRHSEATGFLASSLLGPLSPDGNSRVPSSESDVTQGKGFAEGLLHDFGKLVLFYNYPEKAAALYEEKRFADHLEEPDDRKMERFIFGCDHCQAGAYAALELNFPQTLVDVIRHHHSPRPESSDASPRVLRAIRAANLAAKAMGTPLAGVCPSEEPISWETCADQPVWCHWTSDPEADGPPSDLMDRLRAKKETVLLFTDFFVGTSDTEEPDLPFGEPLAA, translated from the coding sequence ATGAGCAACGACCCGTCTCGCTCTTCCGACGCGGCCCTGCGCGACCTCGACCTGCGCGTGCCGCCGTTCCCACGCACGCTTCCTCGCGTCCTGGAGCTCCTCCACGAACCGGGCTTTACGGACCCGCAGGACCTGACCGAGATCGTGCAGCACGACCCGGCCGCCACCGCGCGGCTGCTCAAACAGATCAACTCCGCCTACTACGGCCTCCGCCGCTCCATCACGGACGTGGGGCGGGCGATCCGCATGATGGGGACGACCACCGCCGCCGGGTCGGTCGTGAGCCTCGGTATGCTCCGGATGGACGAATTGGCGGACGGGCCGGTGGAGGCCTGCTTCCAGCGGTTCATCCGCCACAGCGAGGCGACCGGCTTCCTCGCCAGCAGCCTGTTGGGCCCGCTGTCGCCGGATGGAAACAGCCGGGTCCCGAGCTCGGAATCGGACGTCACCCAGGGGAAGGGATTCGCGGAGGGCCTGCTCCACGACTTCGGGAAGCTGGTCCTGTTCTACAACTACCCCGAAAAGGCCGCCGCGCTCTACGAGGAGAAGCGATTTGCGGACCACCTCGAGGAGCCGGACGACCGCAAGATGGAGCGGTTCATCTTCGGGTGCGACCATTGCCAGGCCGGGGCGTACGCGGCCCTGGAGCTGAACTTTCCGCAGACGCTCGTCGACGTGATCCGCCACCACCATTCGCCCCGCCCCGAGTCGAGCGACGCGTCGCCGCGGGTGCTGCGGGCCATCCGGGCGGCCAACCTTGCGGCGAAGGCGATGGGGACGCCCCTCGCGGGCGTGTGTCCCTCCGAAGAGCCGATCAGCTGGGAGACGTGCGCCGACCAGCCGGTGTGGTGTCACTGGACTTCCGACCCTGAGGCCGACGGTCCCCCTTCAGACCTCATGGACCGGCTGCGGGCGAAGAAGGAGACGGTTCTGCTCTTCACCGACTTCTTTGTGGGAACCTCAGACACGGAGGAGCCGGACCTGCCGTTCGGCGAGCCCCTTGCGGCGTAG
- a CDS encoding flagellin: MANVSIASNSSVYSGVISDEVPRLQRDISRLREQISSGTRVNRPSDDPTSFATAERLKTLGNELSRREDSIASARTFVDRTQQELDGMIDLFTKAREDGVRAADDTRSDEDRSAIARELRSIKDEVVDRMNSTQDGEYIFAGNRTDTQPFAADGTVNGDAPINGALDAIDGDRIRPIGKNQDLTVNVDGKALTQYGTTAGGDPKTITGALDNLIKAVDPADNSAPSGPPDPDINTALGEVEDALDHVISKGSEAGAIGRRLSTAQEQVEAASLEANERRSDAEDTDLATAISELQQRQTQLQAAFQATSSSQQTSLVNFL; encoded by the coding sequence ATGGCCAACGTTAGCATTGCCTCCAATTCAAGTGTCTACTCCGGCGTGATTTCCGACGAGGTGCCCCGGCTACAGCGCGACATCAGCCGCCTTCGTGAGCAAATTAGCTCGGGGACCCGGGTGAACCGCCCCTCGGACGACCCCACCTCGTTCGCCACGGCCGAGCGGCTGAAGACGCTCGGCAACGAGCTCTCGCGCCGCGAGGACTCCATCGCCAGCGCCCGCACGTTCGTCGACCGCACGCAGCAGGAGCTGGACGGGATGATCGACCTTTTCACTAAGGCCCGAGAGGACGGCGTCCGGGCCGCCGACGACACCCGGAGCGACGAGGACCGTTCGGCCATCGCCCGGGAACTCCGGTCCATCAAGGACGAAGTCGTGGACCGGATGAATAGCACGCAGGACGGGGAGTACATCTTTGCCGGCAATCGCACCGACACGCAGCCGTTCGCGGCGGACGGGACCGTCAACGGCGACGCCCCCATCAACGGGGCCCTCGACGCCATCGACGGCGACCGGATCCGGCCGATTGGAAAAAATCAAGACCTGACCGTCAACGTCGACGGCAAGGCGCTCACGCAGTACGGCACCACGGCTGGTGGGGACCCGAAAACCATCACTGGGGCCCTCGACAACCTGATCAAAGCCGTGGACCCGGCCGACAATTCGGCCCCGAGCGGCCCGCCGGACCCGGACATCAACACGGCCCTCGGTGAGGTGGAGGATGCGCTCGACCACGTGATCTCGAAGGGCTCGGAGGCGGGGGCCATCGGACGGCGCCTTTCTACGGCCCAGGAGCAGGTGGAGGCGGCGTCGCTTGAGGCCAACGAGCGACGCTCCGACGCCGAGGACACGGACCTCGCCACCGCCATCTCCGAGCTCCAGCAGCGGCAGACCCAGCTCCAGGCCGCCTTCCAGGCCACCTCTTCGTCCCAGCAGACGTCCCTCGTGAACTTCCTCTAG
- the flgK gene encoding flagellar hook-associated protein FlgK, with product MSVNSLFDIGSTSLRAVGEKIDATSQNIANAESEGYRRRRVSLSSRSVATTGLYTSNGAQDVTSSGVGVEKFERVRDGMLVAARNEARSSESAAREEGRVLGVLEGALATDTDASLSASLEGLADGFSTLANNPESQGVRESVLGRARQLTDTFGRLDQRLGELTTDTENALAGNVEEANGLLGKVASLNEQIETARSGGSPDYAAEDQRDQTVKELSKLLPVQAQENRSDGFTLTVDGMTVVQGTEATNLSVDQSGDTPAVEFGKTGVEFSPGQEGGGEIGAQARLLNDTLPGVQGRLDTLADSVVKDVNEAHRKGADQNGDTGENFFVDKSGPTSENTAGNIELNVDGPDDIAAVATPALGTPGGKETAVTIGQGDFGDTEGAGQIESRLTNGPESGASTVEVSSISPDGNLPGDLEGGTFDVTVEDAGGSSLDFTVDGGSAQTVDVGPDGNTITLEDDGSSNTLKLDVGTAFADGDVGATETKEFSVTVDDPLSGDTGPAQTIADRSSDLTTDATDLAASVGTQVQEASTKEEAQAAVGERVQAQIEDVSGVSVDQQLSSLIEQQQQFAASARVLTTAREVSSTLLSIAR from the coding sequence GTGAGCGTCAACTCGTTGTTCGACATTGGGAGCACGTCGCTGCGCGCCGTCGGTGAGAAGATCGACGCGACCAGCCAGAACATTGCCAACGCCGAGTCGGAGGGATACCGCCGGCGCCGCGTGAGCCTCAGCTCCCGCAGCGTCGCCACCACGGGCCTGTACACCTCGAACGGGGCGCAGGACGTCACGTCGAGCGGCGTGGGGGTCGAAAAGTTCGAGCGGGTCCGAGACGGCATGCTCGTGGCCGCCCGGAACGAGGCCCGGAGCAGCGAGAGCGCCGCCCGGGAGGAAGGGCGCGTGCTGGGCGTGCTGGAAGGGGCCCTGGCGACCGACACGGACGCGAGCCTGTCGGCCTCACTGGAGGGCCTCGCCGACGGCTTTAGCACTCTCGCCAACAACCCGGAGAGTCAGGGCGTGCGTGAGTCCGTCCTGGGACGGGCCCGCCAGCTGACCGACACGTTCGGCCGCCTCGACCAGCGCCTCGGGGAACTCACGACCGACACCGAGAACGCGCTGGCCGGCAACGTGGAGGAGGCCAACGGGCTTTTGGGCAAGGTGGCCTCCCTGAATGAGCAGATCGAAACCGCCCGGTCCGGGGGCTCCCCCGACTACGCCGCGGAGGACCAGCGGGACCAGACCGTCAAAGAGTTGTCGAAGCTGCTCCCGGTGCAGGCCCAGGAGAACCGGTCGGACGGGTTCACGCTCACCGTCGACGGCATGACGGTGGTGCAGGGCACCGAGGCGACAAACCTGAGCGTGGACCAGTCCGGGGACACCCCGGCCGTCGAGTTTGGAAAGACGGGCGTGGAGTTCAGTCCAGGACAGGAGGGCGGCGGGGAGATCGGCGCGCAGGCGCGTCTTTTGAACGACACCCTGCCCGGCGTGCAGGGCCGGCTCGATACCCTTGCCGATAGCGTGGTGAAAGACGTGAACGAGGCGCACCGGAAAGGGGCCGACCAGAACGGGGACACGGGGGAGAACTTCTTCGTCGACAAGTCCGGGCCCACGTCGGAAAACACGGCGGGCAACATCGAACTCAACGTCGACGGCCCCGACGACATTGCGGCCGTGGCGACGCCGGCCCTCGGCACGCCGGGGGGGAAAGAGACGGCCGTCACCATCGGCCAGGGCGACTTCGGAGACACCGAGGGCGCGGGCCAGATCGAGTCCCGACTCACCAACGGCCCCGAAAGCGGTGCCAGCACGGTCGAGGTGTCGTCGATTTCCCCCGACGGAAACCTGCCAGGAGACTTGGAGGGGGGAACCTTCGACGTCACCGTCGAGGATGCGGGCGGGAGTTCCCTTGATTTTACGGTTGACGGCGGGAGCGCGCAGACCGTGGATGTCGGCCCCGATGGAAACACGATCACGCTGGAAGACGACGGAAGCAGCAACACGCTCAAGCTTGACGTGGGCACCGCCTTCGCGGATGGGGATGTGGGAGCGACAGAAACCAAAGAGTTTTCGGTGACGGTGGACGACCCCCTCTCCGGCGACACCGGTCCGGCCCAGACCATCGCCGACCGCTCGTCGGACTTGACCACAGACGCGACCGACCTGGCCGCCAGCGTGGGCACGCAGGTACAGGAGGCGTCCACCAAGGAGGAGGCCCAGGCCGCCGTGGGGGAGCGCGTCCAGGCCCAGATCGAAGACGTGTCGGGCGTGTCGGTGGATCAGCAGCTGAGCAGCCTGATCGAGCAGCAGCAGCAGTTCGCGGCGTCCGCGCGGGTCCTCACGACGGCCCGAGAGGTCTCAAGTACGCTGCTCTCCATCGCGCGGTAA
- a CDS encoding flagellar protein FlgN encodes MSFKRLTPAVDKLVETLNEKAGAFKKLESLFEQQLDALRNGETDALGPLATEAQDCTDTIDDLRQTYQRQARLLIRMVELEEEDPSLETLIEVLEKRAPDAEASTRLAQARATVLERAESAQRTNDTLQFALEYAAGLNHELLAAVQEAAVDTDRRTYTADGTAESGGGEHSLVNTIG; translated from the coding sequence ATGTCGTTTAAACGCCTCACTCCGGCCGTCGATAAGTTGGTTGAAACCCTCAACGAAAAGGCCGGCGCATTTAAAAAATTGGAGTCTCTGTTCGAGCAGCAGCTGGACGCCCTCCGGAACGGGGAGACCGACGCGCTGGGCCCCCTCGCGACGGAGGCGCAGGACTGCACGGACACGATCGACGACCTGCGCCAGACGTACCAGCGACAGGCGCGCCTCCTCATTCGGATGGTGGAGCTTGAGGAAGAAGACCCGTCCCTGGAGACGCTGATCGAGGTGTTGGAGAAGCGGGCGCCCGACGCGGAGGCAAGCACGCGGCTGGCCCAGGCTCGCGCCACCGTGCTGGAGCGGGCCGAGTCGGCCCAGCGGACTAACGACACGCTCCAGTTTGCGCTGGAGTACGCCGCCGGCCTCAACCACGAGCTACTGGCCGCCGTGCAGGAGGCCGCGGTCGACACCGACCGCCGCACGTACACCGCCGACGGAACGGCCGAGTCCGGGGGCGGCGAGCATTCTCTCGTCAACACCATTGGATAG
- a CDS encoding flagellar basal body P-ring protein FlgI — MRTVRLRRTVLALLALALSGSAGSALAQQGPAAADSGEAATATSELKSMVSIEGASPVQLTGYGLVVGLDRTGDRARAQSGSVFTVQSIANMLREFGVNVDQEVLQSRNVAAVLVTANLDPFAGAGSEIDVTVSSMGDARSLSGGVLLRTPLQDPDKILRAVAQGPLTTGSAQASSQGTEVTVNSPNTGRVPNGAIVRKAHPVDLNQEEVGLILRRPDFTNASKIADAINEVFPDAAEAAHAGLVNVGMPDELNNTSQLMAALEGVEVEVTAPARVVINERTGTIVAGGNVTISEVMVTTGGITVSTQEDRFVSQPNPLGEGETQPVAEGQAEVQQEGARSVVLPPNTNVSELASALNDLGITARDIISIFQSIDRAGALQAELVIL; from the coding sequence ATGAGAACCGTTCGCCTACGACGCACTGTGCTGGCACTGCTGGCGCTCGCCCTGAGCGGGAGCGCGGGATCGGCCCTTGCCCAGCAGGGCCCCGCGGCGGCGGACTCCGGGGAGGCCGCCACGGCCACCTCGGAGCTGAAGAGCATGGTCTCCATTGAAGGGGCCTCCCCCGTGCAGCTCACCGGGTACGGCCTCGTGGTGGGGCTCGACCGCACCGGCGACCGTGCCCGTGCGCAGAGCGGCTCGGTGTTCACCGTGCAGAGCATCGCCAACATGCTACGCGAGTTTGGGGTGAACGTCGATCAGGAGGTGCTGCAGTCGCGCAACGTGGCGGCGGTGTTGGTGACGGCCAACCTGGACCCGTTTGCCGGGGCCGGCAGCGAGATTGACGTCACCGTCTCCTCAATGGGGGACGCCCGCTCCCTCTCTGGCGGCGTGCTTTTGCGCACCCCCCTGCAGGACCCCGACAAGATACTCCGGGCCGTGGCGCAGGGCCCGCTGACCACCGGGTCGGCCCAGGCGTCGAGCCAGGGCACGGAGGTGACGGTCAACAGCCCGAACACGGGCCGCGTCCCGAACGGCGCCATCGTCCGCAAGGCGCACCCCGTCGACCTGAATCAGGAGGAGGTGGGGCTCATCCTCCGTCGGCCCGACTTCACGAACGCGAGCAAGATTGCCGACGCGATCAACGAGGTCTTCCCCGACGCCGCGGAGGCCGCCCACGCGGGCCTCGTCAACGTGGGGATGCCCGATGAGCTGAACAATACCTCCCAGCTGATGGCGGCCCTGGAGGGGGTGGAAGTCGAGGTGACGGCGCCCGCCCGCGTCGTCATCAACGAGCGCACCGGCACCATCGTCGCCGGGGGCAACGTCACGATCAGCGAAGTGATGGTGACCACCGGGGGGATCACGGTCTCCACGCAGGAAGACCGGTTTGTCTCCCAGCCGAACCCGCTGGGTGAGGGGGAAACCCAGCCGGTGGCGGAGGGGCAGGCCGAGGTACAGCAGGAGGGGGCGCGGTCGGTCGTGCTCCCGCCAAATACGAACGTGAGCGAGCTGGCGTCCGCCCTGAATGATCTGGGCATCACGGCCCGCGACATTATCTCCATCTTCCAGTCCATCGACCGCGCCGGCGCCCTGCAGGCAGAGCTGGTAATCCTGTAA
- a CDS encoding flagellar basal body L-ring protein FlgH translates to MIRFCCASVASLFVLALPLGLIGASPAHGQESSTSVRAAEQSLYADPVAQKPGDVITVVINEQTSGQRESSYEGNSSSSLNGSGSGTLSENISGSFSAGTEVTSETENSNESVQSEVLNGTFTARVTGVSNAGNLEVEGERRLTINGVTHIMEVSGVVRPTDVRQDNTVLSTQIANAEIKYGEEGFRNQGIFSKGLLLKVGGVIATGIGIFLGIQ, encoded by the coding sequence ATGATTCGATTTTGCTGTGCTTCGGTTGCGTCCCTCTTTGTCCTAGCGCTGCCCCTCGGCCTGATCGGGGCGTCCCCGGCACATGGGCAGGAGTCCTCCACCAGCGTCAGGGCGGCGGAGCAGTCACTGTACGCCGACCCTGTGGCCCAGAAGCCGGGCGACGTGATCACCGTCGTCATTAACGAGCAGACGTCCGGCCAGCGCGAGAGCTCGTATGAGGGCAACTCCTCGTCGAGCCTGAACGGCAGCGGGTCCGGGACCCTCTCCGAAAACATTAGCGGCAGCTTCTCCGCGGGCACGGAGGTCACCTCCGAGACCGAAAACAGCAACGAGTCCGTCCAGAGCGAGGTGCTGAACGGGACTTTCACCGCCCGCGTGACGGGCGTCAGCAACGCCGGCAACCTGGAGGTTGAGGGGGAGCGGCGCCTCACGATTAATGGCGTGACCCACATCATGGAGGTGTCCGGCGTCGTGCGGCCGACCGACGTGCGCCAGGACAACACCGTCCTGTCCACCCAGATCGCCAACGCCGAAATCAAGTACGGCGAGGAGGGCTTTCGCAACCAGGGGATTTTCTCGAAGGGCCTCCTTCTGAAGGTGGGCGGCGTCATCGCAACCGGAATTGGCATCTTTCTTGGGATACAGTAA
- the flgA gene encoding flagellar basal body P-ring formation chaperone FlgA, which yields MQRFLVFGLLGLIAASGPQALRAQDSGAEAAVQRAATQKIAARHPESADHLEVRVRRVRGTVDSTAQLRLELPDRGIVTGGLTRARVRARTASGWGDAGWAMLRVTRYDSVLTTRSRIEQGESIGPDDVSRAWMSVSDLHGDPLRASKFRAQREKGTLVADRYLRSERVLRTRDVRPPYAVDPGTDTDMYYRRGRVSFRLSCTVRETGFVEDVVRVYCPDTRKTYQARVRTEEAVEWVKTL from the coding sequence ATGCAGCGCTTCCTCGTCTTCGGTCTCCTTGGGCTGATCGCCGCCAGTGGGCCGCAGGCCCTGCGGGCGCAGGACAGTGGGGCGGAGGCGGCCGTGCAGCGTGCCGCGACGCAGAAGATTGCGGCGCGTCACCCCGAGAGCGCGGACCACCTGGAGGTGCGGGTGCGCCGCGTGCGAGGCACAGTCGACAGCACGGCCCAGCTGCGGCTGGAGCTCCCCGACCGCGGCATCGTGACGGGCGGGCTGACCCGAGCCCGCGTCCGGGCCCGGACAGCGTCGGGGTGGGGCGATGCGGGCTGGGCCATGCTCCGCGTGACCCGCTACGACTCGGTGCTCACGACGCGCAGTCGCATCGAGCAGGGGGAATCGATTGGGCCCGACGACGTGAGCCGGGCGTGGATGAGCGTGAGCGACCTCCACGGTGATCCGTTGCGGGCGTCGAAGTTTCGGGCGCAACGGGAGAAGGGGACGCTCGTCGCCGACCGGTACCTGCGTTCCGAGCGCGTCCTGCGGACGCGAGATGTGCGCCCACCCTACGCGGTGGACCCCGGCACGGACACCGACATGTACTACCGACGCGGCCGGGTTTCCTTCCGGCTCTCCTGTACGGTCCGGGAGACCGGCTTCGTCGAGGACGTGGTCCGGGTGTACTGCCCCGACACGCGCAAGACCTACCAGGCTCGCGTCCGGACGGAAGAGGCGGTCGAGTGGGTCAAAACACTGTAA
- the flgG gene encoding flagellar basal-body rod protein FlgG produces the protein MPPRSLQTAALGMQTQQTSIDNIANNLSNANTTGYKRSRVVFQDLLYENVQASAEGQTDGAEPAELQIGSGATSVATVRNFSQGSFSKTGNSLDLAINGDGFFQVQQPDGSLAYTRDGTFTLSSEGNIVTQTGLKVQPNINVPPNAVEISIDQEGTVKARLQGESEMVELGQMELARFSNSGGLRPQGGNLYEQTESSGEPFIGTPGRGGLGNVRQGFLEKGNVKVVQEMTSLIQAQRTYELNSRMVTTSDEMMQTANNVKR, from the coding sequence ATGCCCCCTCGCTCTCTCCAGACGGCTGCGCTGGGAATGCAGACCCAGCAGACCAGTATCGACAACATTGCGAACAACCTCTCCAACGCCAATACGACCGGGTACAAGCGGTCCCGCGTGGTCTTTCAGGACCTGTTGTACGAGAACGTGCAGGCCAGCGCGGAGGGACAGACCGACGGCGCTGAGCCCGCGGAGCTCCAGATTGGAAGCGGCGCCACCTCCGTCGCCACAGTGCGCAACTTTTCACAGGGCAGTTTCTCCAAGACGGGCAACTCCCTAGACCTCGCCATCAACGGCGATGGGTTTTTCCAGGTGCAGCAGCCGGACGGGTCCCTCGCCTACACCCGCGACGGCACGTTTACCCTCAGCAGCGAGGGCAACATCGTCACCCAGACCGGACTGAAGGTGCAGCCGAACATCAACGTGCCGCCCAACGCGGTGGAGATCAGCATCGACCAGGAAGGAACGGTCAAGGCGCGGCTGCAGGGGGAGTCCGAGATGGTGGAGCTGGGCCAGATGGAGCTCGCCCGCTTCTCCAACTCCGGCGGCTTGCGGCCACAGGGGGGCAACCTCTACGAGCAGACGGAGTCGAGCGGGGAGCCCTTCATCGGAACGCCGGGACGAGGAGGGCTCGGCAACGTGCGCCAGGGCTTCCTGGAGAAGGGAAACGTGAAGGTGGTGCAGGAGATGACGAGCCTGATCCAGGCCCAGCGCACCTACGAGCTGAACTCGCGGATGGTGACCACCAGCGACGAAATGATGCAGACCGCCAACAACGTGAAGCGGTAA
- the flgF gene encoding flagellar basal-body rod protein FlgF, which produces MLPRFQNAAAAMSEMRLQQEQVANNLANASTTGYKKDRVFTEALNERLTKDGSPISDRRLEQANDLSGGSLKKTGNPLDVALGDEGFFVTQPRGGGAERYTRAGHFVVGSEGTLRTPEGREVMGEGGPIQIPVEEGGDVSISKSGRITAGQEEVGSLRVATFENPEQLERTNGAAFAAGDAQAQTAEDPVVLQGKVETSNVDPVTELTNMIEHQRQYEAQQKTIQTTDGVLGRATQSLGGM; this is translated from the coding sequence ATGCTTCCCCGGTTCCAGAACGCCGCCGCCGCCATGAGTGAGATGCGGCTCCAGCAAGAGCAGGTGGCGAACAACCTCGCCAACGCCAGCACCACCGGCTACAAGAAGGACCGCGTCTTCACCGAGGCCCTGAACGAGCGCCTCACGAAAGACGGGTCGCCGATCAGCGACCGGCGCCTGGAGCAGGCCAACGACCTGTCGGGCGGGAGCCTCAAGAAGACAGGAAACCCGCTCGACGTGGCGCTGGGGGACGAGGGGTTCTTCGTCACTCAGCCTCGTGGGGGCGGGGCCGAACGATACACGCGGGCCGGTCACTTCGTGGTGGGCAGTGAGGGGACGCTCCGCACGCCCGAGGGGCGAGAAGTGATGGGGGAGGGTGGCCCGATCCAGATCCCGGTGGAGGAGGGCGGCGACGTCAGCATCTCCAAGAGCGGCCGGATCACCGCGGGCCAGGAGGAGGTCGGGTCCCTTCGCGTCGCGACGTTCGAGAACCCCGAGCAGCTAGAGCGGACGAACGGCGCTGCCTTCGCGGCCGGAGATGCCCAGGCCCAGACGGCCGAGGACCCGGTCGTGCTGCAGGGCAAGGTGGAGACCAGCAACGTGGACCCGGTGACCGAGCTCACCAACATGATTGAGCACCAGCGCCAGTACGAGGCCCAGCAGAAGACCATCCAGACGACCGATGGGGTGCTGGGCCGTGCGACCCAGTCGCTCGGCGGCATGTAG